GCCAAAGCCGTGCAGACCGGCTGCGAAAAAGTTTCAGACGACCTTTTAACCCACCGCCGCCTGCAAAACCTGCCGCTGCTGCCCGAAGACCTCGACGGCAGCACCTGCCCCTACCTGTTTGCCTACCCCTGCTCGCCGCATTTGGCCGCCCGCATGGAGGGCAAAACCATCAACCCCGCCGCCATCGCCCGCGCCGCCGAAACGCTGGCCGCGCGTTACGATTATGTGTTGCTCGAAGGCGCGGGCGGGCCGGCTGTGCCGCTCAATGATGAAGAAACCACGCTGGATTTCGTCCGCAATCAGGGTTATCCCTTAATCATTGTTACCTCTGGGCGGCTCGGCAGCATCAGCCACACCCTGCTCACACTCGAAGCCTGCCGCCACAACGGCATTGCCGTGGAAATGCTGGTGTACAACCGCTTCCCGCAAACCGACGCGCTGATCGAAAACGAAACCGCCGCCTATCTGCAAAATTATCTGCAACGCCACTTCCCCGATGCGGTATTTGAAACAATGGAAGAAATGGGCGCGCAACCATGAGCTACTGCGACCTTGCCAACGCCCTGCCCGATAACACCGACAACCCCAACAAACACTACCACGACCACGAATACGGTTTCCCCGTTTCAGACGACCGCATTCTGTTTGAACGTCTGGTGTTGGAAATCAACCAGGCCGGTTTAAGCTGGACGCTGATGCTGAAAAAACGCCCCGCGTTTCAAGCGGCCTATCGCGGTTTCGACATCGCCGCCGTTGCCGCCTTCGACGACACCGACCGCGCCCGCCTGCTCGCCGACGCAGGCATCATCCGCAACCGCCTGAAAATCAACGCCGCCATCCACAACGCGCAGCAGATAATCGCCTTACAGCGCGAATACGGCTCGTTTAAAAACTGGCTCGACGCGCACCACCCGCGCAGCAAAGACGAATGGGTGAAGCTGTTTAAAAAACAGTTCAAATTTATGGGCGGCGAAATCGTCGGCGAATTTCTCATGAGCACCGGCTATCTGGCAGGCGCGCACGATGCAAGTTGCCCAGTGGCGGAGAAAATCAGGGCGCAGTTAAAGTAGGTCGGGCATTCATGCCCGATATTTTGCCAATCTGCCGGTGTCTGTCGGGCATAAATGCCCGACCTACGCCACTCCCCCCTAACCCTCCCCCGCGAGCGGGAAAGGGAACGGGTTTTCAGACGGCCTCAAAGACAGCCTGAAAACCCGAAAGGCCGTCTGAAAACGCAGTTCCGGCACAGCCAAAAACGCTTTTCAGACGGCCTGTTCTCCATTCAGCCTATACCGAATCCAAGGTAGCGTGTGCCGCCCCGAGGCGGCGCACGCGGTCTGTGCTACTGAACGGATCCGTAAATTTCCCCAAAAAATCCGCAATCGCGTGCGTGGCTTGCACCACACACCCTACATACGCGGCAAAAGGCCATCTGAAAAGCGGGTTTTACTTTTTCAGACGGCCTCTCTGATACATCCGCCGCCGGTAGAGTAGGTCGGGCATTTATGCCCGACGTTTTTCCAATCTGCCGTTTTCTGTCGGGCATAAATGCCCGACCTACCCCACTCCATCCAGCCCATGCCGATTCCAAGGTAGGGTGTGTCGCCCCGAGGCGACGCACGCGTTTTCTTCCGCTCAGCGAATCCGCGTGTTTCCCCAAAAAAATCCTTAAACCGCGTGCGTGGCTTGCGCCACACACCCTACATACGCGGCAAGAGGCCGTCTGAAAAATGCTTTTCAGACGGCCTCTTTGTCCTGCGGGGCGGTTCAGTAGTGCAGCGGGAAGGAAACGGTGCGTTTGTCGCGGGCGGAGAGATAGGCGGCGATGAGCAGTTCCAGCGATTTGAGACCTTCGCGGCCGTCGGTTATGGGTTGGGCTTGGCCGCGCATGACGTCAATGACGTTTTTGTAGTAGAGCGGGTGGCCGAAGCCGTAAACCGAGGTGGTTTGGTAGTTGGCGGTTTGAATTTGTTCGTCGTAGTCGCGGCTGTCGGCAAACTGCCATTCCTGAATTTCGTTTACGGCCACGCCGCCGATGCGTACCGTACCCGTTTCGCCCAAGATGGTAATCGAGCCTTCGAGGTTTTTCGGGTAGGTGCACATGGTTACGGCCATCGAGCCGAGCGCGCCGTTGCGCCAGCGGATGTTCATCACGCCGGTGTCTTCGGTTTCGATGTCGCGGTGGGTGGCAATCATGGCCTGCACGTCGGCAACGGGGCCGATGAGCCATTCCATCAGGTCGACATAATGGCTGGCCTGGTTCATAAACGCGCCGCCGTCGAATTCCCATGTGCCGCGCCAGCCGCCGCCCTGGTCGTAATACGACTGCGGGCGCGTCCAGAATACGTTGAGGTGCACCATGCAGATTTTGCCGAAGCGTTTTTCTTCAACGGCGCGTTTCAAAAGCTGCAGGGTGGCGTTGAGGCGGTTTTGTTTGACGACAAACAGGCGTTTGCCCGCTTGGTCGGCTGCCTGCACCATGCGCTCGCCGTCGGAGAGGCGGGTGGCCATCGGTTTTTCGGTAACGACATGGAAACCGGCTTTGAAAGCCTGCACGGCCTGTTCGGGGTGCAGGCCGGAAGGCGTGGTAATCACGATGATGTCGGCGTCGGTTTCGGCGAGCATCTGCGCGTAGTCGGCGTAGCCTTTCGCGCCGGTGCGCTGCACGGCCGCTTCGAGCGCGGCGGGGTCGGTGTCGCACACGGCGACGAGTTCGCAATCGTCTTGGAGTGCTTCAAACGAGCCGAAGTGGTTGCGGGAAATGCGGCCGCAGCCGACGAGGGCGAATTTGATTTTGCGGCCGGTGATGGTTTGGTGTTTTACGGGTTCGAACATTTTCAGACGGCCTCTTATGCTTTGACGACGTTGGCGCGGCGGCCTGCGTATTTGCCGCGCGTGTCGATGATGAGTTTGGCGTTGTCCAACAGCAGCGCGTAGTCGAATTTGTCGTGGTCGGTGGTAAGGATGACGCAGTCGTAATCCGCCACGGTTTCGGCGGTGAGCGGCACGCTTTGCAGGTCGAACGTATGCTCGCGCATTTTCGGGAACACGGGCACATGCGGGTCGGAATACGACACCTCCGCGCCCAAATCGCGCAAGCGTTCCATCACCTGCACCGACGGGCTTTCGCGCATGTCGTCCACGTTTTTCTTGTAGGCGATGCCCAACACCAGCACTTTGCTGCCTTTGATGGCGCGCTGGCGGTCGTTCAAGGCCAACACGGCTTTGTTGACCACATAGTCGGGCATGGCGGAATTGACTTCGCCGGCCAGCTCGATAAAGCGGGTGTTTACGCCGTATTCGCGGGCTTTCCATGTGAGGTAGAAGGGATCGATGGGGATGCAGTGGCCGCCCAGGCCGGGGCCGGGGTAGTAGGGCACGAAGCCGAACGGCTTGGTGGCGGCGGCGTTGATCACTTCGTGGATGTCGATGCCCATTTTGTCGGCCACGGTTTTCATCTCGTTCACCAGGCCGATATTCACCGCGCGGTGGATGTTTTCCAACAGCTTGGTCAGCTCGGCGGCTTTGGTGGAGCTGACGGGCACGACTTTGTCGATGGCGGGCTGATACAGTGCCAGGCCCACTTCCAAACAGGCAGGCGTGTGGCCGCCGATCACTTTCGGGATGGTGCGGGTTTCAAAATCGGGGTTGCCCGGGTCTTCGCGCTCGGGCGAGTACACCAGAAACACGTTTTCGCCGACTTTCAAGCCGCCCTCTTCCATGCGCGGCAGCAGTTCTTCTTCGGTGGTGCCGGGGTAGGTGGTGGATTCGAGCGACAACACTTGTCCGGCACGCAGATAGGGTTTGACCGCGTCGGCGGTGTCGATCACAAAGCTCATGTCGGGTTCGCGGTATTTGTTCAGCGGGGTCGGCACGCACAAAATCACGGCTTCCGCTTCGCCGATGCGCGAGAAATCGGTGGTGGCTTCAAACAGGCTGTTGGAAGCGGCGGCAATTTTTGCGGCGGGGATATGCTCGATGTAGCTTTCGCCTTTGTTGAGTTTTTCGACTTTGGCCGCGTCGATGTCGAAGCCGAGCACGGCAAAGCCTGCCTCAACGTAGCGCAAGGCCAGCGGCAGGCCGACATAGCCCAGCCCGACGATGCCGATTTTGGCGGATTTGCCGGCGAATTTGGCGATGGCGGTGTGTTTGGTCTGGTTCATGGGTTTCACTCAGAACGGCCGGTCTTGTTTTTTCAGACGGCCGCAAACGGTTGCGGATAAGGGATAAAGGGAAGCGGCGGATTGTACCGTATCGGGGCGGCGTGAGGCCGTCTGAAAGCGCAGCTTCAACGAAGTTAAAACCGGTTTCAGACGGCCTCCAAGCCTGTCAGATATAAAAGTCCTGATGCACTTCCTCAAAGAAATTCTGGTTCATTTCGGCGGCGGGCTTCACGCGGCTCTTGTTGCCGACCGCCTTCGCCGGCACGCCCACCACGGTGGAAAACGGCGGCACGTCGGCCACCACCACGCTGCCCGCGCCGATTTTGGCGCATTCGCCGACGCGGATGTTGCCCAGCACCGAAGCGTTCGCCCCGATCATCACGCCGCTGCCGATTTTCGGATGGCGGTCGCCCCCCTCCTTGCCCGAGCCGCCGAGGGTAACGCCGTGCAGAATCGAAATATCGTCGCCCAGCACCGCCGTTTCCCCGATCACCACGCCCGTGCCGTGGTCGATCATAATCCCGCGCCCGAAACGCGCCGCCGGATGCACGTCCACGCCGAACACCTCCGAGGCGCGGTTTTGCAGGAAATAGGCCAGCGTTTTGCGCCCCTCCTTCCACAGGCAGTGGTTGATGCGGTGCGCCTGAATGGCGTGGAAACCCTTGAAATACAACAGCGGCAGGCAGTATTGGTCGCAGGCCGGGTCGCGCTCGTAATAGGCCACCATATCGGCCTGCATCGCCGCGCCGATTTGCGGCTCGCGCTCCAAGGCGTACAGGTAAAGCTCATAGAGCGTGCGCATGTCCATGGTGGGGTTGCCCAGCTTGCTCGACAAATGAAAGGCCAGCACCCGCTCCAAGCTGTCGTGCCGCAGCACCGTCATGTGCAGGAAACTGGCCAGCATCGGCTCGCCCGCCGCCGCGCTTTGCGCCTCGTCGCGCACGGTCTGCCAGAGATTGAAGGTAGGTTTTTCCATTTTTCAGACGGCCTCTGCGGTAGTGTTTAAACAAGGCGCGGATTGTAGCCCAAAGCGCGCGTGCGCGTGAATGCGGCGGACAGGCCGTCTGAAAACCGCCGTGCTGCAAAACCGCCCGAAAAAGCGGATAATCGCGCCCTGTCTTGCCCTGCTCTTTATGAGGCCGTCTGAAAATCGGTTTTTCTGAGAATCCGTTTTTTCAGACGGCCTCATCCGCCCCTTTCCCCACCATTCAAAGGAACGCCCCATGTCCACCCAAAAAATCCAACGCGCCCTC
The window above is part of the Neisseria bacilliformis genome. Proteins encoded here:
- the bioD gene encoding dethiobiotin synthase; this encodes MSSTPKGKILFVTGIDTGIGKTFATGYLAAKLMRLGHSVITAKAVQTGCEKVSDDLLTHRRLQNLPLLPEDLDGSTCPYLFAYPCSPHLAARMEGKTINPAAIARAAETLAARYDYVLLEGAGGPAVPLNDEETTLDFVRNQGYPLIIVTSGRLGSISHTLLTLEACRHNGIAVEMLVYNRFPQTDALIENETAAYLQNYLQRHFPDAVFETMEEMGAQP
- a CDS encoding DNA-3-methyladenine glycosylase I, producing the protein MSYCDLANALPDNTDNPNKHYHDHEYGFPVSDDRILFERLVLEINQAGLSWTLMLKKRPAFQAAYRGFDIAAVAAFDDTDRARLLADAGIIRNRLKINAAIHNAQQIIALQREYGSFKNWLDAHHPRSKDEWVKLFKKQFKFMGGEIVGEFLMSTGYLAGAHDASCPVAEKIRAQLK
- a CDS encoding Gfo/Idh/MocA family protein, whose amino-acid sequence is MFEPVKHQTITGRKIKFALVGCGRISRNHFGSFEALQDDCELVAVCDTDPAALEAAVQRTGAKGYADYAQMLAETDADIIVITTPSGLHPEQAVQAFKAGFHVVTEKPMATRLSDGERMVQAADQAGKRLFVVKQNRLNATLQLLKRAVEEKRFGKICMVHLNVFWTRPQSYYDQGGGWRGTWEFDGGAFMNQASHYVDLMEWLIGPVADVQAMIATHRDIETEDTGVMNIRWRNGALGSMAVTMCTYPKNLEGSITILGETGTVRIGGVAVNEIQEWQFADSRDYDEQIQTANYQTTSVYGFGHPLYYKNVIDVMRGQAQPITDGREGLKSLELLIAAYLSARDKRTVSFPLHY
- a CDS encoding nucleotide sugar dehydrogenase — encoded protein: MNQTKHTAIAKFAGKSAKIGIVGLGYVGLPLALRYVEAGFAVLGFDIDAAKVEKLNKGESYIEHIPAAKIAAASNSLFEATTDFSRIGEAEAVILCVPTPLNKYREPDMSFVIDTADAVKPYLRAGQVLSLESTTYPGTTEEELLPRMEEGGLKVGENVFLVYSPEREDPGNPDFETRTIPKVIGGHTPACLEVGLALYQPAIDKVVPVSSTKAAELTKLLENIHRAVNIGLVNEMKTVADKMGIDIHEVINAAATKPFGFVPYYPGPGLGGHCIPIDPFYLTWKAREYGVNTRFIELAGEVNSAMPDYVVNKAVLALNDRQRAIKGSKVLVLGIAYKKNVDDMRESPSVQVMERLRDLGAEVSYSDPHVPVFPKMREHTFDLQSVPLTAETVADYDCVILTTDHDKFDYALLLDNAKLIIDTRGKYAGRRANVVKA
- the cysE gene encoding serine O-acetyltransferase, with protein sequence MEKPTFNLWQTVRDEAQSAAAGEPMLASFLHMTVLRHDSLERVLAFHLSSKLGNPTMDMRTLYELYLYALEREPQIGAAMQADMVAYYERDPACDQYCLPLLYFKGFHAIQAHRINHCLWKEGRKTLAYFLQNRASEVFGVDVHPAARFGRGIMIDHGTGVVIGETAVLGDDISILHGVTLGGSGKEGGDRHPKIGSGVMIGANASVLGNIRVGECAKIGAGSVVVADVPPFSTVVGVPAKAVGNKSRVKPAAEMNQNFFEEVHQDFYI